The nucleotide window GATTAGAACATCCAAAACTAAAACATCTATGGGATAATTAACTAGAACGTCAATAGCCTTGAACTCCCAGTGAATTCTGCCGAAGTCTAAGCCTATGGTTATGTGGGGGGCAACCCTAATGCCGTTCTCGGTTAATAGCTCTAGAACCCCTAGGTAATCTTTGACGCTTTTGTTTATCTTGTAAACCCTCCTTATAACATCGTCATCCCCGACGAAGTCTAAAGAAACTACGTCCACATACTTAAGCCACTCCAAATCGCTCTCATCGACGAAGCCAACGTGAGCGTTTATCTTAAGCTTCGTTCTCTCTTTTATTGCCTTTATCTCGTCCTTGAACTTATCGAGCGGAACCTTAAGCCTAGAATCCATTCCACCGCTTAAGAGGCAACCTATGTATCCTTCCCTCTCCATCTCGACGCATCTCTCGAGTAAGCTCTTCCTCGTGACCTTTAACATTCCCTCTAGATAGTGCCTGCCACAGTGGGCACAGTTCAGATAGCAGTAATTACCTGTTACGGAGATCGAGGGGAACTTTATCCCTGGGATGTAGACCTTGAGCTTTTTCATTTCAAAACCTCCCTAAGATCCCTAAGGAACTCTTCAACCATTTCTTTAGTTACGTGGGGCATAAACACTATCCTTATATATCCTCTGTGAGCGCTTATTCCCCATCCTCTCCTTTTGAGTTCCCTTTCAACTTTTCTAAGGTTCTTTGTTTGGAAAGA belongs to Pyrococcus abyssi GE5 and includes:
- a CDS encoding radical SAM protein, encoding MKKLKVYIPGIKFPSISVTGNYCYLNCAHCGRHYLEGMLKVTRKSLLERCVEMEREGYIGCLLSGGMDSRLKVPLDKFKDEIKAIKERTKLKINAHVGFVDESDLEWLKYVDVVSLDFVGDDDVIRRVYKINKSVKDYLGVLELLTENGIRVAPHITIGLDFGRIHWEFKAIDVLVNYPIDVLVLDVLIPTPGTEMENVPKVPVDKAIEVVKYAREKFSGELSIGCMRPFGEWRVEFDKKAILAGVDRITNPPRKVIEWAKRIRDVEIIYECCVM